One Pseudonocardia abyssalis DNA segment encodes these proteins:
- a CDS encoding DUF4333 domain-containing protein — MHEPTTVVPHFAGPPIPAQYPPAQYPPAQYPPAQYLPAQNLRPQQQWGPPAPPPPPRRRTGLIVGVVLGVLVLLGAGVVAVVLVLAPSRLDVDDVRSEIVRVTQEEVGIVPVDVACPETIDVVVGASTTCTATLDGQPLGYTVRQNDDQGNLTIFHDRTLLVADLEEATAALLSADIGEQITVLCSPEARTVLVNAVGTPIPCGAVNLADPSLTAELTVAVDEAGSVTYEVL, encoded by the coding sequence GTGCACGAGCCCACCACCGTCGTCCCGCACTTCGCCGGACCCCCGATCCCCGCCCAGTACCCGCCGGCCCAGTACCCGCCGGCCCAGTACCCGCCGGCCCAGTACCTGCCGGCCCAGAACCTCCGGCCCCAGCAGCAGTGGGGCCCGCCCGCGCCCCCACCTCCACCGCGTCGCCGCACGGGCCTGATCGTCGGCGTCGTGCTCGGCGTCCTGGTCCTGCTCGGCGCCGGTGTCGTCGCGGTGGTGCTCGTGCTCGCGCCGAGCCGACTGGACGTGGACGACGTCCGCAGCGAGATCGTCCGCGTCACGCAGGAGGAGGTCGGGATCGTGCCGGTCGACGTGGCCTGCCCGGAGACGATCGACGTCGTCGTGGGTGCCAGCACCACCTGCACCGCGACGCTCGACGGCCAGCCGCTCGGCTACACCGTCCGGCAGAACGACGACCAGGGCAACCTGACGATCTTCCACGACCGCACGCTGCTCGTCGCCGACCTGGAGGAGGCCACCGCGGCACTGCTCAGCGCCGACATCGGCGAGCAGATCACCGTCCTCTGCAGCCCGGAGGCCCGGACGGTCCTGGTCAACGCGGTGGGCACGCCGATCCCCTGCGGAGCCGTGAACCTCGCCGACCCCTCGCTCACCGCGGAGCTGACCGTCGCCGTCGACGAGGCGGGAAGCGTCACATACGAGGTCCTCTGA
- the hrpB gene encoding ATP-dependent helicase HrpB, with amino-acid sequence MDLPDLPVRAALDEITATLAAHGSTVLVAPPGTGKTTLVPLALLALDGRVVVAEPRRLAARAAAARMAHLIGEPVGGTVGYSVRGDSRTSARTRIEVVTSGLLLRRLAADPELTGVGTVLLDECHERHLDADLLLALLLDARDGLRPDLRLLATSATVATPRLAELLGNAPVLRVDARTFPVTVRHDPPLRDERIEGTVARAVRAALDGGDGDVLAFLPGVAEIRRTASALSGVDADVLPLHGRLPAAEQDAALRIGPRRRIVLSTAVAESSLTVPGVRAVVDAGLARTPRVDHRRGLAGLVTVRVSDAVARQRAGRAGREAPGRVHRCWPEGELLPRYPEPEIRTADLTRLALDLACWGTPDGSGLRWWDAPPEGPLHAGQEVLRALGAVAADGTVTDRGRRMAGLGLHPRLARALLDGADLVGDRTAAEIVALLDDDTLGSGADADSELRRLRSGSAPGSERWRTEAARLRRLVTPGRTSAPSRGRGGAVDHDHAALVVALAHPERLARRRATAPTGPPAPGRRPERGALYLMAGGTAVALPPGSPLAAAEWLAVAVADRAPGAENGTVRLAAVADQELAELAAPALLVEEDEVTWQKGDVTARHVRRLGAIVLHERRLDRPDRDLVRAALLQGLRAEGLGLLRWSDGARRLRDRLATLHRVIGDAWPDVSDEALLADPDPWWTGPFARARSRADLGRIDAGPVLRSRLDWRHTSTLDELAPERITVPTGSSITLDWSGDQPVLAVRLQECFGWTATPTVAGGRLPVVLHLLSPAGRPTAVTADLASFWTTGYPQVRSELRGRYPKHPWPEDPLSAAPTRRAGRRPPR; translated from the coding sequence ATGGACCTCCCCGATCTCCCCGTGCGGGCCGCACTCGACGAGATCACGGCGACGCTGGCCGCCCACGGCAGCACGGTGCTGGTCGCGCCCCCGGGCACCGGCAAGACGACGCTCGTGCCCCTCGCGCTGCTGGCGCTGGACGGCCGGGTGGTCGTCGCCGAGCCCCGCCGCCTCGCGGCCCGGGCCGCCGCCGCGCGGATGGCGCACCTGATCGGTGAACCGGTCGGCGGGACCGTCGGGTACTCGGTGCGCGGGGACTCCCGCACGTCCGCGCGGACCCGGATCGAGGTCGTCACGTCCGGGTTGCTGCTGCGCCGCCTGGCCGCCGACCCGGAGCTGACGGGCGTCGGCACAGTCCTGCTCGACGAGTGCCACGAGCGCCACCTCGACGCCGACCTGCTCCTCGCCCTCCTCCTCGACGCGCGCGACGGACTGCGCCCCGACCTGCGGCTGCTCGCGACCTCCGCGACGGTCGCGACCCCCCGCCTGGCCGAGCTGCTGGGGAACGCACCGGTGCTGCGGGTGGATGCGCGCACATTCCCCGTGACGGTCCGCCACGATCCCCCGCTGCGCGACGAACGGATCGAGGGCACCGTCGCCCGGGCCGTCCGGGCCGCCCTCGACGGCGGCGACGGCGACGTGCTCGCGTTCCTGCCGGGCGTCGCGGAGATCCGGCGGACCGCGAGCGCCCTGTCCGGTGTCGACGCCGACGTCCTCCCGCTGCACGGACGGCTGCCCGCGGCCGAGCAGGACGCCGCGCTGCGCATCGGCCCGCGCCGCCGGATCGTCCTGTCGACGGCGGTGGCCGAGTCGAGCCTGACCGTCCCCGGTGTGCGCGCGGTCGTCGACGCCGGGCTGGCCCGCACACCGCGGGTCGACCATCGACGCGGGCTGGCCGGGCTGGTCACCGTCCGGGTCTCCGACGCCGTGGCGCGGCAGCGCGCCGGGCGCGCGGGCCGCGAGGCGCCGGGGCGGGTGCACCGCTGCTGGCCCGAGGGGGAGCTGCTGCCCCGCTACCCCGAGCCGGAGATCCGCACCGCCGACCTCACCCGCCTGGCGCTGGACCTGGCCTGCTGGGGCACCCCCGACGGCAGCGGTCTGCGCTGGTGGGACGCTCCGCCGGAGGGTCCGCTGCACGCGGGGCAGGAGGTGCTGCGCGCGCTCGGCGCGGTGGCCGCGGACGGGACGGTCACCGACCGCGGCCGTCGGATGGCCGGGCTCGGCCTGCACCCCCGCCTGGCGCGGGCCCTGCTCGACGGGGCCGACCTGGTGGGTGACCGGACCGCGGCGGAGATCGTGGCGCTGCTCGACGACGACACCCTCGGTTCCGGGGCCGACGCCGACTCCGAGCTGCGCCGCCTGCGCTCCGGCTCCGCCCCCGGCAGCGAGCGGTGGCGCACGGAGGCGGCCCGCCTGCGCCGTCTGGTCACGCCCGGCCGCACGTCAGCGCCCTCACGGGGGCGCGGCGGTGCGGTGGATCACGATCATGCGGCGCTCGTCGTGGCGTTGGCCCACCCGGAGCGGCTCGCCCGACGCCGCGCCACGGCACCCACCGGCCCCCCGGCCCCCGGGCGCCGGCCCGAACGCGGGGCGCTGTACCTGATGGCGGGCGGCACGGCGGTCGCGCTCCCGCCGGGCAGCCCGCTGGCCGCGGCGGAGTGGCTGGCGGTCGCCGTCGCCGACCGGGCGCCGGGTGCGGAGAACGGCACCGTCCGCCTCGCCGCCGTGGCCGACCAGGAGCTCGCCGAGCTGGCGGCGCCTGCCCTGCTCGTCGAGGAGGACGAGGTCACCTGGCAGAAGGGCGACGTCACGGCCCGGCACGTCCGGCGCCTCGGTGCGATCGTCCTGCACGAGCGTCGGCTCGACCGCCCCGACCGCGACCTCGTCCGCGCCGCCCTCCTGCAGGGCCTGCGAGCGGAGGGTCTGGGCCTGCTGCGCTGGTCGGACGGGGCGAGGCGGCTGCGCGACCGGCTCGCCACCCTGCACCGGGTCATCGGCGACGCGTGGCCCGACGTGTCCGACGAGGCCCTGCTCGCCGACCCCGACCCGTGGTGGACGGGTCCGTTCGCGAGGGCCCGCTCCCGCGCCGACCTGGGCCGCATCGACGCCGGGCCGGTCCTGCGGTCGCGGCTGGACTGGCGCCACACCTCCACCCTCGACGAGCTGGCCCCGGAGCGGATCACGGTGCCGACCGGGTCGTCGATCACGCTCGACTGGTCCGGCGACCAGCCCGTCCTCGCCGTCCGGCTGCAGGAGTGCTTCGGCTGGACCGCCACCCCGACCGTCGCGGGCGGGCGGCTGCCGGTGGTCCTGCACCTGCTCTCCCCCGCCGGACGGCCGACCGCCGTCACCGCCGATCTCGCGTCGTTCTGGACGACCGGGTACCCGCAGGTGCGCTCCGAGCTGCGCGGTCGCTACCCGAAGCACCCCTGGCCCGAGGACCCGCTCAGCGCCGCACCGACCCGCCGTGCCGGTAGGCGTCCGCCGCGATGA
- the glgX gene encoding glycogen debranching protein GlgX, producing the protein MHIWPGKPYPLGATYDGGGTNFAIFSEVAHHIELCLVDDAGVETRLALPERDGLVWHGYLPRCGPGQRYGYRVHGPHDPASGLRCNPAKLLLDPYAKAVDGENTWDEALFGYHFGDPDSYNEADSAPYAATSVVVNPYFDWADDRPLKIPYHETVIYEAHVKGMTMRHPDVPDDVRGTYAGLAHPAMIRHLQSLGVTALELMPVHQFVHDSTLDDKGLRNYWGYNTIGFFAPHNGYACFGTRGEQVQEFKTMVRSLHRAGIEVILDVVYNHTAEGNHLGPTLSFRGVDNQAYYRLVDGDEKYYFDTTGTGNSLNVRHHESLRLIMDSLRYWVTEMHVDGFRFDLASSLAREFHQVDRLSAFFDLVNQDPIVSQVKLIAEPWDVGDGGYQVGGFPPLWTEWNGRYRDTVRDFWRGEPGGIGEFAARFTGSSDLYEADSRRPIASINFVTAHDGFTLNDLVSYNEKHNEANGEDNNDGESHNRSWNCGEEGPSESAEVNVLRERQKRNFLATLLLSQGVPMISHGDELSRTQHGNNNVYCQDTEIAWVDWEDAREHEVLTEFAAGVAKLRQAHPVFRRRRFFQGRAITGSSIEDIAWLRPDGQQMSDEDWNSGTRSIGVYLNGKGIPERDDLGEQIVDDSFLLLINAHHQQVQFTLPDESYGRAWQVVVDTADPLLANARRRHPSPGGRVRIPARAMQVLQCRY; encoded by the coding sequence GTGCACATCTGGCCCGGTAAGCCCTATCCCCTCGGTGCCACCTACGACGGTGGCGGCACCAACTTCGCGATCTTCTCGGAGGTCGCCCACCACATCGAGCTGTGCCTCGTCGACGACGCCGGGGTCGAGACGCGGCTGGCGCTGCCCGAGCGCGACGGGCTGGTGTGGCACGGGTACCTCCCGCGCTGCGGCCCGGGCCAGCGCTACGGCTACCGCGTGCACGGCCCGCACGATCCCGCGTCCGGACTGCGCTGCAACCCGGCGAAGCTGCTGCTCGACCCGTACGCGAAGGCCGTCGACGGGGAGAACACGTGGGACGAGGCCCTGTTCGGCTACCACTTCGGCGACCCGGACTCCTACAACGAGGCCGACTCCGCCCCGTACGCCGCCACCTCGGTGGTCGTGAACCCCTACTTCGACTGGGCCGACGACCGCCCGCTGAAGATCCCGTACCACGAGACCGTCATCTACGAGGCGCACGTCAAGGGGATGACGATGCGCCACCCCGACGTCCCCGACGACGTCCGCGGCACCTACGCGGGGCTCGCGCACCCGGCGATGATCCGGCACCTGCAGTCCCTCGGGGTGACCGCGCTGGAGCTGATGCCGGTGCACCAGTTCGTGCACGACTCCACGCTCGACGACAAGGGCCTGCGCAACTACTGGGGCTACAACACCATCGGCTTCTTCGCCCCGCACAACGGCTACGCCTGCTTCGGCACCCGCGGCGAGCAGGTGCAGGAGTTCAAGACGATGGTGCGCTCGCTGCACCGCGCGGGCATCGAGGTGATCCTCGACGTCGTCTACAACCACACCGCGGAGGGCAACCACCTCGGCCCGACACTGTCCTTCCGCGGTGTCGACAACCAGGCGTACTACCGCCTCGTCGACGGTGACGAGAAGTACTACTTCGACACCACCGGCACCGGCAACAGCCTCAACGTCCGTCACCACGAGTCGCTGCGGCTGATCATGGACTCGCTGCGCTACTGGGTCACCGAGATGCACGTCGACGGGTTCCGGTTCGACCTCGCGTCGTCGCTGGCCCGGGAGTTCCACCAGGTCGACCGCCTCTCCGCGTTCTTCGACCTCGTCAACCAGGACCCGATCGTCAGCCAGGTCAAGCTGATCGCGGAGCCCTGGGACGTCGGCGACGGCGGGTATCAGGTCGGTGGCTTCCCGCCGCTGTGGACGGAGTGGAACGGCCGCTACCGCGACACCGTGCGCGACTTCTGGCGCGGCGAGCCGGGCGGCATCGGCGAGTTCGCGGCCCGCTTCACCGGCAGCTCCGACCTCTACGAGGCCGACAGTCGCCGCCCCATCGCCTCGATCAACTTCGTCACCGCGCACGACGGGTTCACGCTCAACGACCTCGTGTCCTACAACGAGAAGCACAACGAGGCCAACGGCGAGGACAACAACGACGGCGAGAGCCACAACCGCTCGTGGAACTGCGGGGAGGAGGGGCCGAGCGAGTCGGCCGAGGTCAACGTGCTGCGCGAGCGGCAGAAGCGCAACTTCCTCGCGACCCTGCTGCTGAGCCAGGGCGTCCCGATGATCTCCCACGGCGACGAGCTCTCCCGCACCCAGCACGGCAACAACAACGTCTACTGCCAGGACACCGAGATCGCCTGGGTCGACTGGGAGGACGCGCGCGAGCACGAGGTGCTCACCGAGTTCGCCGCGGGCGTGGCGAAGCTCCGCCAGGCGCACCCGGTGTTCCGGCGCAGGCGGTTCTTCCAGGGGCGCGCGATCACCGGGTCCAGCATCGAGGACATCGCGTGGCTGCGGCCCGACGGGCAGCAGATGTCCGACGAGGACTGGAACTCGGGCACCCGCAGCATCGGGGTGTACCTCAACGGCAAGGGCATCCCCGAGCGCGACGACCTCGGCGAGCAGATCGTCGACGACTCGTTCCTGCTGCTGATCAACGCCCACCACCAGCAGGTCCAGTTCACGCTGCCCGACGAGTCCTACGGGCGGGCGTGGCAGGTCGTCGTCGACACCGCCGACCCGCTGCTGGCCAACGCCCGGCGCCGCCACCCGTCGCCGGGGGGTCGGGTCCGGATCCCGGCGCGGGCGATGCAGGTGCTGCAGTGCCGCTACTGA
- a CDS encoding DUF6319 family protein — translation MSPETQPVLETAAGPVPTADAPAEPEKRRRGRPKGSSSTARTTRVVELTLTVSGTADGEWQAELKQGTTWLTRGLPVSAAAVSRAAAELHAEVAGPIDAVIGAAREQRAARVATLEAELEQARKALAEMDEPAP, via the coding sequence ATGAGCCCCGAGACCCAGCCCGTCCTCGAGACCGCTGCCGGCCCGGTCCCCACGGCCGACGCTCCCGCCGAGCCCGAGAAGCGGCGCCGCGGCCGGCCGAAGGGCTCCAGCTCCACCGCCCGCACCACGCGCGTGGTCGAGCTGACGCTCACGGTCAGCGGCACCGCCGACGGCGAGTGGCAGGCCGAGCTCAAGCAGGGCACCACCTGGCTCACCCGGGGTCTGCCGGTCAGCGCCGCCGCCGTGTCCCGCGCGGCCGCCGAGCTGCACGCCGAGGTCGCCGGACCGATCGACGCCGTGATCGGCGCGGCGCGCGAGCAGCGGGCAGCCCGCGTCGCGACGCTGGAGGCCGAGCTGGAGCAGGCGCGCAAGGCACTCGCCGAGATGGACGAGCCCGCCCCGTAA
- a CDS encoding siderophore-interacting protein codes for MYGRVEHVEQLTPHLVRIVLGGDGLAGFSAGEFTDHYVKLAFPPPDAPYTVPFDPAEVRATLPREQWPVLRTYTVRSWEDGKLTIDFVVHGDTGVAGPWARSAQPGDLLALSGPGGAFAPDPDADWHLMAGDESALPAITSSLTRVPEGKPVHVFLEADGPSDELPLSSPGDLHVTWLHREADPTVPDLLLRAVEKLEFPHGRVCAFVHGEAVATRALRKHLLGERNVPQGDLSVSGYWRRTFTEDGWRSSKAEWNQAVEQDV; via the coding sequence GTGTACGGACGAGTGGAGCACGTCGAGCAGCTGACCCCGCACCTGGTGCGCATCGTGCTGGGAGGTGACGGCCTCGCCGGGTTCTCCGCGGGCGAGTTCACCGATCACTACGTCAAGCTGGCGTTCCCGCCACCGGACGCGCCGTACACGGTGCCGTTCGACCCCGCGGAGGTGCGCGCGACGCTGCCCCGCGAGCAGTGGCCGGTCCTGCGCACCTACACCGTGCGGTCCTGGGAGGACGGGAAGCTGACGATCGACTTCGTCGTGCACGGCGACACGGGTGTCGCGGGGCCGTGGGCGCGGTCCGCGCAACCCGGCGACCTGCTCGCCCTGAGCGGCCCGGGCGGCGCCTTCGCCCCCGACCCCGATGCCGACTGGCACCTGATGGCCGGCGACGAGAGCGCGCTACCCGCCATCACCTCGTCGCTGACGCGCGTGCCCGAGGGGAAGCCGGTGCACGTCTTCCTCGAAGCCGACGGTCCGTCCGACGAGCTCCCGCTGTCCTCACCCGGCGACCTCCACGTCACCTGGTTGCACCGCGAGGCCGACCCCACGGTTCCCGACCTGCTCCTGCGCGCCGTCGAGAAGCTGGAGTTCCCGCACGGGCGGGTGTGCGCGTTCGTGCACGGCGAGGCCGTCGCCACGCGGGCGCTGCGCAAGCACCTGCTCGGTGAGCGGAACGTGCCGCAGGGCGACCTGTCGGTGTCGGGCTACTGGCGACGCACCTTCACCGAGGACGGCTGGCGGTCCAGCAAGGCGGAGTGGAACCAGGCGGTAGAGCAGGACGTGTGA
- a CDS encoding SDR family NAD(P)-dependent oxidoreductase — protein MPIDPADLETCLRVLDQVTDLDPEHPDSVAIRRATAGIWKSVKLARRHAKRDAVAAADDAVTAATATGAPGRIDDETAGLPLVSSAVGASAGTLLRSRACYTCKRRFTVVDAFYHQLCPPCAALNHSRRDARTDLTGRRALLTGGRAKIGMYIALRLLRDGAHTTITTRFPHDAVRRFSAMDDSADWLHRLRVVGVDLRDPAQVVALADTVAAQGPLDILVNNAAQTVRRSPGSYSALVEAERAALPETPVEVITFDHVSDAHPAALAGSLEQQNPHAVTELALAARSASPERIAAGTAIDAGGLLPDTAPVNSWTQHVDEIDPLELLEVQLCNQTAPFILISRLRPAMAAAAARRKYVVNVSAMEGQFSRAYKGPGHPHTNMAKAALNMLTRTSSGEMLESDGILMTAVDTGWITDERPHPTKLRLAEEGFHAPLDLVDGAARVYDPIVRGEAGEDVHGCFLKDYAPTNW, from the coding sequence GTGCCCATCGACCCCGCCGACCTGGAGACCTGCCTGCGGGTGCTCGACCAGGTCACCGACCTCGATCCCGAGCACCCCGACTCCGTCGCGATCCGGCGGGCGACGGCCGGGATCTGGAAGTCCGTCAAGCTCGCCCGCCGCCACGCCAAGCGCGACGCCGTGGCCGCCGCCGACGACGCCGTCACCGCGGCCACCGCCACCGGGGCGCCGGGGCGCATCGACGACGAGACCGCCGGGCTGCCGCTGGTCTCGAGCGCGGTCGGCGCGAGTGCGGGCACGCTGCTGCGCTCGCGGGCCTGCTACACCTGCAAGCGCCGGTTCACCGTCGTCGACGCCTTCTACCACCAGCTCTGCCCGCCGTGCGCCGCGCTGAACCACTCACGCCGCGACGCCCGCACCGACCTCACCGGCCGCCGCGCCCTGCTCACCGGGGGCCGCGCGAAGATCGGCATGTACATCGCGCTGCGGCTGCTCCGCGACGGCGCGCACACCACGATCACCACCCGCTTCCCGCACGACGCCGTGCGCCGCTTCTCCGCGATGGACGACAGTGCCGACTGGCTGCACCGGCTCCGCGTCGTCGGCGTCGACCTGCGCGACCCGGCGCAGGTGGTCGCGCTCGCCGACACCGTGGCTGCGCAGGGCCCGCTGGACATCCTGGTCAACAACGCCGCCCAGACCGTCCGCCGCTCCCCCGGCTCGTACTCCGCACTGGTCGAGGCCGAGCGCGCCGCGCTGCCGGAGACGCCGGTCGAGGTGATCACCTTCGACCACGTGAGCGACGCCCACCCGGCGGCGCTCGCGGGGAGCCTGGAGCAGCAGAACCCCCATGCCGTCACCGAGCTCGCGCTCGCGGCGCGGTCCGCGTCACCGGAGCGGATCGCCGCCGGCACCGCGATCGACGCAGGCGGCCTGCTGCCCGACACCGCGCCGGTGAACAGCTGGACCCAGCACGTCGACGAGATCGACCCCCTGGAGCTGCTCGAGGTGCAGCTGTGCAACCAGACCGCGCCGTTCATCCTGATCAGCCGCCTGCGCCCGGCGATGGCCGCCGCGGCCGCGCGCCGCAAGTACGTCGTGAACGTCAGCGCGATGGAGGGGCAGTTCAGCCGCGCGTACAAGGGGCCGGGCCACCCGCACACGAACATGGCCAAGGCCGCGCTGAACATGCTGACGCGTACCAGCTCCGGGGAGATGCTGGAGTCCGACGGCATCCTGATGACCGCCGTCGACACCGGCTGGATCACCGACGAGCGCCCGCACCCCACCAAGCTGCGCCTGGCCGAGGAGGGCTTCCACGCCCCCCTCGACCTGGTCGACGGCGCCGCGCGCGTCTATGACCCGATCGTCCGGGGCGAGGCGGGCGAGGACGTCCACGGGTGCTTCCTCAAGGACTACGCACCGACCAACTGGTGA
- a CDS encoding CaiB/BaiF CoA transferase family protein: protein MLPLDGILVVSCEQAVAAPFATRQLAELGARVIKVERPGEGDFARAYDTAVHGQSSHFVWLNRSKESMAVDLKADAATVHRLLERADVFVQNFAPGAAERLGLGADHLRARYPRLITCSISGYGPDGPYRDAKAYDLLIQSEAGLVSVTGTADEPAKAGIPAADIGAGMYAFSGILAALYDRERTGAGTHVEISLFDALVEWMGFPLQYTAGTGAPPPRTGTSHAAIAPYGTFRAGDGVEIVLGIQNEREWVAFCAGVLARPGLAVDPRFDTGARRVEHRPALHAEIDAVLADLTGAELVDRLAAARIAYGRRREVAEVLEHPQLAARDRWVTVDSPGGPVRTLLPPITLPGRPPRLDPIPAVGEHTSAILAWLDGEA, encoded by the coding sequence GTGCTGCCACTCGACGGAATCCTGGTCGTCTCCTGCGAGCAGGCGGTCGCCGCGCCGTTCGCCACGCGCCAACTGGCGGAGCTGGGTGCGCGCGTCATCAAGGTCGAGCGGCCCGGGGAGGGTGACTTCGCGCGGGCCTACGACACCGCGGTGCACGGCCAGTCGAGCCACTTCGTGTGGCTGAACCGGTCGAAGGAGTCGATGGCGGTGGACCTCAAGGCCGACGCCGCCACCGTGCACCGGCTGCTGGAGCGCGCCGACGTGTTCGTGCAGAACTTCGCCCCCGGGGCCGCCGAGCGCCTCGGCCTGGGCGCCGACCACCTGCGCGCCCGGTACCCGCGGCTGATCACCTGCTCGATCTCCGGCTACGGCCCCGACGGCCCCTACCGCGACGCGAAGGCCTACGACCTGCTGATCCAGTCCGAGGCCGGGCTCGTCTCCGTGACCGGCACCGCGGACGAGCCCGCGAAGGCAGGCATCCCGGCCGCCGACATCGGGGCCGGGATGTACGCGTTCTCCGGCATCCTCGCAGCCCTGTACGACCGCGAGCGCACCGGCGCGGGCACGCATGTGGAGATCAGCCTGTTCGACGCCCTCGTCGAGTGGATGGGGTTCCCGCTGCAGTACACCGCCGGCACCGGGGCGCCGCCGCCGCGGACCGGCACCAGCCACGCCGCGATCGCCCCGTACGGCACCTTCCGGGCCGGTGACGGCGTCGAGATCGTCCTCGGGATACAGAACGAGCGGGAGTGGGTCGCGTTCTGCGCGGGCGTGCTCGCGCGGCCCGGGCTCGCCGTCGACCCGCGCTTCGACACCGGCGCGCGGCGCGTCGAGCACCGCCCCGCGCTGCACGCCGAGATCGACGCCGTGCTCGCCGACCTCACCGGTGCGGAGCTCGTCGACCGGCTCGCGGCGGCCCGGATCGCGTACGGGCGGCGCCGCGAGGTCGCCGAGGTGCTCGAGCACCCGCAGCTCGCCGCCCGGGACCGCTGGGTGACCGTCGACTCACCGGGCGGGCCGGTGCGCACCCTGCTCCCGCCGATCACGCTGCCCGGCCGCCCGCCGCGGCTCGACCCGATCCCCGCCGTCGGCGAGCACACTTCCGCGATCCTGGCCTGGCTCGACGGGGAGGCCTGA